A single region of the Vagococcus teuberi genome encodes:
- a CDS encoding Cof-type HAD-IIB family hydrolase yields MIRLIAIDLDGTLLTDDKQISDRNKEVLTKAKEQGVKVVLCTGRPLFAIEPYLDRLELRDEGDYSITFNGSSVQKNDTAETLLAHSLSFDEVSRVAKVMRKLNLPLDIISADTVIHLDTAKEPHTSIYESMNPLLKVEHATLETLDKDRLFNKMVVAVETSYLDEKIAQLPKELLEEFNIMKSRVNLLEIIHKEASKAAGIDELANYLGIKQSEVMAIGDEANDFSMIEYAGMGVVMDNGSQEVKDIAQFITKSNEEDGVAHAVETFVLTK; encoded by the coding sequence ATGATTAGATTAATCGCGATTGATTTAGATGGTACATTGTTAACAGATGATAAACAAATTTCAGATAGAAACAAAGAAGTATTAACTAAAGCTAAAGAACAAGGTGTTAAAGTCGTTCTTTGCACAGGAAGACCATTATTTGCGATTGAGCCTTATCTAGATAGATTAGAGTTAAGAGATGAAGGAGATTATAGCATCACGTTTAATGGTAGCTCCGTGCAAAAAAACGATACGGCAGAGACATTATTAGCTCATTCATTATCGTTTGATGAAGTGAGTCGTGTCGCAAAAGTGATGAGAAAATTAAATTTACCACTAGATATTATTTCTGCGGATACAGTCATTCATCTGGATACGGCTAAAGAACCTCATACATCAATCTATGAATCAATGAATCCATTGCTTAAGGTAGAACATGCCACACTCGAAACATTAGATAAGGATCGTTTATTTAATAAAATGGTGGTGGCAGTTGAAACAAGCTATCTTGATGAAAAAATAGCACAATTACCAAAAGAATTATTGGAAGAATTTAATATCATGAAGTCTCGTGTGAATCTATTAGAAATCATCCATAAAGAAGCAAGTAAAGCAGCTGGAATTGATGAGTTAGCTAACTATTTAGGCATTAAACAATCTGAAGTGATGGCAATTGGTGATGAAGCCAACGATTTTTCGATGATTGAGTATGCAGGAATGGGAGTCGTGATGGATAATGGAAGTCAAGAAGTCAAAGACATCGCCCAATTTATCACGAAAAGTAATGAAGAAGATGGAGTCGCACATGCGGTTGAAACATTTGTGCTGACAAAATAG
- the ftsY gene encoding signal recognition particle-docking protein FtsY — MGFFDKIKKAVLGEKKVEEAPKEELVEELEETVEELSQEENHGTVVVTEEPEEKEETIVEELVEVSEQEQPKEEIKETIVEEVPEVKKPVKVPEPPVVEEKKEETIKKYDKGLEKSRRSFGQYMNELFANFRMVDDEFFEDLEEALISADVGFETAMRISDELQEEVKLKNVKKKKDVQATIIEKLVEIYEAEGIEENNELNIQTDSPTIMLFVGVNGVGKTTSIGKLAKRYKDEGKKVLLAAADTFRAGAIDQLVVWGERAGVDVVRHNAGGDPAAVVFDAVEKMKNEHYDILLVDTAGRLQNKVNLMKELEKMKRIIEREYPSAPHEVLLVVDATTGQNALIQAKEFKNTTDVTGIVLTKLDGTAKGGIVLAIRNELHLPVKLVGLGEKITDLEEFNPNQFVYGLFKDLMEDYDG; from the coding sequence ATGGGATTTTTTGATAAGATAAAAAAAGCCGTTTTAGGTGAGAAAAAAGTTGAAGAAGCACCGAAAGAAGAACTAGTTGAAGAATTAGAGGAAACGGTCGAAGAACTCTCTCAAGAAGAAAATCATGGCACAGTTGTCGTAACGGAAGAACCAGAAGAAAAAGAAGAAACGATTGTTGAAGAATTAGTTGAAGTGAGTGAGCAAGAACAACCTAAAGAGGAAATAAAAGAAACAATCGTTGAAGAAGTGCCAGAGGTTAAAAAGCCAGTTAAGGTACCAGAACCACCAGTAGTCGAAGAGAAAAAAGAAGAAACCATTAAAAAATATGATAAAGGATTAGAGAAATCAAGACGTTCGTTTGGTCAGTATATGAATGAACTATTTGCTAATTTCAGAATGGTTGATGATGAGTTCTTTGAAGACTTAGAAGAAGCGTTGATTTCTGCCGATGTTGGATTTGAAACGGCAATGCGTATTTCTGATGAGTTACAAGAAGAAGTCAAACTAAAAAACGTGAAGAAGAAAAAAGATGTTCAAGCAACGATTATCGAAAAATTAGTTGAGATTTATGAAGCAGAAGGCATTGAAGAAAATAATGAGTTAAACATCCAAACTGATAGTCCGACTATTATGCTATTTGTTGGTGTGAATGGTGTTGGTAAAACAACAAGTATTGGTAAATTAGCCAAACGTTACAAGGATGAGGGTAAGAAAGTCTTGTTAGCTGCTGCGGATACCTTTAGAGCCGGAGCAATTGATCAATTGGTTGTTTGGGGAGAACGTGCTGGTGTGGATGTGGTTAGACATAATGCTGGTGGAGATCCTGCTGCTGTTGTATTTGATGCAGTAGAAAAAATGAAAAACGAGCATTATGATATTCTATTAGTTGATACAGCAGGACGTTTGCAAAATAAAGTCAACTTAATGAAAGAATTAGAAAAAATGAAGCGTATTATTGAACGAGAATATCCTTCTGCTCCTCATGAAGTCTTGTTAGTAGTAGACGCAACAACTGGTCAAAACGCTTTGATTCAAGCAAAAGAATTTAAAAATACCACAGACGTTACAGGGATAGTTTTAACTAAGCTAGATGGAACTGCTAAAGGTGGGATTGTATTAGCTATTAGAAATGAGTTACATTTACCAGTGAAACTAGTTGGTTTAGGTGAAAAAATCACTGATTTAGAAGAGTTTAATCCAAATCAATTTGTTTATGGGTTATTTAAGGATTTAATGGAAGATTATGATGGGTAA
- a CDS encoding DeoR/GlpR family DNA-binding transcription regulator, giving the protein MKEKRFESIKQYILDHHHVSLKELEEEFNVSMNTIRRDVNKILTDSRFEKVYGGISVKEGTLVDFEYRNIENKEEKKAIAKRAASFIEPDDLVYIDSGTTTKYILDYIDEDMPLIIITNSLDVVLKAEKLRKVTIFLIGHIFKKPTRSFVGVENDELSVKYNITKAFMAATAVSIWNGLMNSDIMEYEIKRQVMDKANMKFLLADKTKFDHSTLLTYANLSDVDTLISNKSFSDPYTSYFSDHNINFIEI; this is encoded by the coding sequence ATGAAAGAAAAACGTTTTGAATCGATTAAACAGTATATTTTAGACCATCATCACGTTAGCCTAAAAGAACTTGAAGAAGAATTCAATGTCTCGATGAATACCATCAGACGAGATGTAAACAAAATTTTAACTGACTCACGTTTTGAAAAAGTTTATGGTGGTATCAGTGTTAAAGAAGGAACACTCGTTGATTTTGAATATCGAAACATTGAAAATAAGGAAGAAAAAAAAGCCATTGCAAAAAGGGCAGCTTCTTTTATTGAACCTGATGATTTAGTTTATATAGACTCTGGAACAACAACAAAATATATTTTGGACTATATAGATGAAGATATGCCTCTTATTATCATCACAAATAGCTTAGACGTAGTACTAAAAGCAGAAAAACTAAGAAAGGTCACTATATTTCTAATTGGGCATATCTTTAAAAAACCCACTCGTTCATTTGTTGGAGTAGAAAACGATGAGTTATCAGTGAAGTACAATATTACCAAAGCGTTTATGGCAGCTACTGCAGTTTCCATTTGGAATGGATTAATGAACTCTGATATTATGGAATATGAGATAAAACGACAAGTGATGGACAAAGCTAATATGAAATTTTTATTAGCTGATAAAACAAAATTTGATCACTCCACTCTTTTAACTTATGCCAATTTAAGTGATGTTGATACATTAATCTCAAACAAATCATTTTCAGATCCTTATACGTCATATTTTTCGGATCATAATATTAACTTTATCGAGATATAA
- a CDS encoding CoA-acylating methylmalonate-semialdehyde dehydrogenase: MSIRKLKNYINGEWVESRTTTYETVVNPATKEAMCDVPLSTREDLDHAATVAHEAFQIWKEVAVPRRARILYKFHQLLIENKDELAKLVTLENGKALSEAYGEVQRGIENVEFAAGAPTLMMGDNLSSIATDVEASVYKYPIGVVGGITPFNFPMMVPFWMFPMAIATGNTVVLKPSEKAPMLMEKVVSLLEEAGLPKGVFNVVFGAHDVVNGLLQHPDIKAISFVGSQPVGQYVYTEGSKNLKRVQSLTGAKNHTIVLNDANLKDSIPAIVSAAFGSAGERCMAAAVVTVEEGIYDEFMVELTKATKDIKMGNGLDDGVFLGPVIRQENLDRTLNYIEQGIEAGANLICDGREQLDEAGFFVGPTIFEGVTTDMTIWKDELFAPVLSIMKIKDLQEGINIANASEFANGACLFTNNASAIRYFRENIDAGMLGINLGVPAPMAMFPFSGWKSSFYGTLPANGKAGVDFYTRNKVVTARYARSDV; this comes from the coding sequence ATGTCAATTAGAAAATTAAAAAATTATATAAACGGTGAGTGGGTAGAAAGTCGAACAACCACATACGAAACAGTAGTTAACCCTGCAACAAAAGAAGCAATGTGTGACGTTCCGTTATCAACTCGTGAGGATTTAGATCATGCAGCAACAGTAGCACATGAAGCATTTCAAATATGGAAAGAAGTCGCTGTACCAAGACGAGCAAGAATTTTATATAAATTTCATCAATTATTAATTGAAAACAAAGATGAGTTAGCAAAATTAGTTACGTTAGAAAATGGAAAGGCTTTATCTGAAGCATATGGTGAAGTTCAACGTGGTATTGAAAACGTAGAATTTGCTGCTGGAGCACCAACTTTAATGATGGGGGATAATTTATCTTCTATCGCAACAGATGTTGAAGCAAGTGTTTATAAATACCCAATCGGAGTGGTTGGTGGAATAACACCATTTAACTTTCCAATGATGGTTCCATTCTGGATGTTCCCGATGGCGATTGCTACAGGAAATACAGTAGTATTGAAACCCTCTGAAAAAGCACCTATGTTAATGGAAAAAGTGGTGAGCTTATTAGAAGAAGCTGGTCTACCTAAAGGAGTATTTAATGTAGTTTTTGGAGCACATGATGTTGTAAACGGTTTATTGCAACACCCGGATATCAAAGCGATTTCATTTGTTGGGTCGCAACCAGTTGGACAATATGTTTATACTGAAGGATCTAAAAACTTAAAACGTGTTCAATCCCTAACAGGAGCTAAAAATCATACGATTGTGTTAAATGATGCCAATCTTAAAGACAGTATTCCTGCTATTGTAAGTGCCGCGTTTGGTTCAGCGGGTGAGCGTTGTATGGCTGCTGCAGTGGTAACTGTAGAAGAGGGTATCTATGATGAATTCATGGTTGAGTTAACAAAAGCCACAAAAGATATCAAGATGGGTAATGGATTAGATGATGGCGTGTTCTTGGGCCCAGTTATTCGTCAAGAAAACTTAGATCGTACACTAAACTATATCGAGCAAGGCATTGAAGCAGGTGCTAATTTAATCTGTGATGGTCGTGAGCAACTAGATGAGGCGGGATTCTTTGTTGGACCAACTATTTTTGAAGGTGTGACAACAGACATGACTATCTGGAAAGATGAATTATTTGCTCCAGTATTATCTATTATGAAAATTAAAGATTTACAAGAAGGGATTAACATCGCGAATGCCTCAGAGTTTGCTAACGGTGCTTGCCTCTTTACAAATAATGCTTCGGCTATTCGCTACTTTAGAGAAAACATTGATGCTGGAATGTTAGGTATTAACTTAGGTGTTCCTGCTCCAATGGCAATGTTCCCATTCTCAGGATGGAAATCATCATTCTACGGCACACTACCAGCAAATGGGAAAGCTGGAGTAGATTTCTATACACGGAATAAAGTCGTAACAGCACGTTATGCACGCAGTGATGTGTAG
- the iolB gene encoding 5-deoxy-glucuronate isomerase, protein MVELKRRPYKKELSEHVVECHHVTREADGLRYIEMRVLNLSKDGIYTEELTNLEACIVVMTGKIDVTVGEESFKQIGNRQDVFDRVPTDSVYVSSGKTFDIMTNEDARVLIAYAPSNKSLPTALIKASDNTVEHRGKYQNKRTVHNIMDDQSPISDKLIVVEVYTDSGNWSSYPPHKHDQNNLPHESFLEETYYHEMTPKHGFVFQRVYTDDRSLDETMTVEHENVVLVPKGYHPVSVPDGYDGYYLNIMAGPIKKWQFHNDKDHEWILSRD, encoded by the coding sequence ATGGTTGAGTTAAAACGACGTCCGTATAAAAAAGAACTTTCTGAACACGTGGTGGAATGCCATCACGTGACACGTGAGGCGGACGGATTACGCTATATTGAAATGCGCGTGTTAAACCTATCTAAAGATGGTATTTACACAGAAGAATTAACGAATTTAGAAGCGTGTATTGTCGTGATGACTGGGAAAATTGATGTAACAGTTGGAGAAGAGTCATTTAAACAAATTGGGAATCGTCAAGATGTCTTTGATAGAGTTCCAACTGATAGTGTCTATGTTTCAAGTGGTAAAACGTTCGATATTATGACCAATGAGGATGCTAGAGTATTAATAGCCTACGCTCCAAGTAATAAATCATTGCCAACAGCTTTAATTAAAGCTTCTGATAATACAGTAGAACATCGTGGTAAATATCAAAATAAACGAACAGTGCATAATATTATGGATGATCAAAGTCCCATTTCAGATAAATTGATTGTGGTTGAAGTATATACAGATAGTGGTAATTGGTCTAGCTATCCCCCTCATAAACACGATCAAAATAATTTACCACATGAATCCTTCTTGGAAGAAACCTATTATCATGAAATGACCCCTAAACATGGATTTGTATTCCAAAGAGTGTATACCGATGATCGTTCGTTAGATGAAACCATGACTGTAGAACATGAAAATGTGGTGCTAGTACCAAAAGGTTATCATCCAGTATCAGTCCCTGATGGATACGATGGTTACTATTTAAATATTATGGCAGGGCCAATCAAAAAATGGCAATTTCATAATGACAAAGATCATGAATGGATTTTAAGTAGAGATTAA
- the iolC gene encoding 5-dehydro-2-deoxygluconokinase, with amino-acid sequence MTTYDLIAVGRACIDLNAVEYNRPMEETETFSKYVGGSPANIAIGASKLGLSCGFIGKIPDDQHGRFISNYMSEVGIDTSQMAIDKNGHKSGLAFTEILSPSECSILMYRDDVADLYLEPSEVDEEYIKQAKMLVVSGTGLAQSPSREAVLKSVALARKNNVKVVFELDYRPYTWKNAEEVSVYYSIVAEQSDVVIGTRDEFNMLENVTEGNNDKTVAYLFQHEPELIVIKHGVEGSYAYTKEGETFRGKAYKSNVLKTFGAGDSYAAAFLYALSKGKTIQEALQYGSASAAIVVSKHSSSEAMPTVEQIEALMEEQSN; translated from the coding sequence ATGACAACTTATGATTTAATAGCTGTTGGCCGAGCGTGTATTGATTTAAATGCAGTCGAGTACAATCGTCCAATGGAAGAGACAGAAACATTTAGTAAATATGTTGGAGGATCTCCAGCGAATATTGCAATTGGTGCTTCAAAATTAGGATTATCTTGTGGATTTATTGGGAAAATTCCTGATGATCAACATGGTCGATTTATCTCAAATTACATGTCAGAAGTTGGAATTGATACAAGTCAAATGGCAATCGATAAAAATGGACACAAATCAGGGTTAGCGTTTACCGAAATTCTAAGTCCATCAGAATGCAGTATTTTAATGTATCGGGATGATGTGGCTGACTTATATTTAGAGCCAAGTGAAGTCGATGAAGAGTATATTAAACAAGCTAAAATGTTGGTTGTATCAGGAACAGGATTGGCACAAAGTCCTAGCCGTGAAGCAGTGTTGAAGTCGGTTGCGCTAGCGAGAAAAAATAATGTTAAAGTGGTTTTCGAATTAGATTATCGTCCTTACACATGGAAAAATGCAGAAGAAGTATCTGTTTACTACTCAATCGTAGCTGAACAATCAGATGTCGTGATTGGAACACGTGATGAATTTAATATGTTGGAAAACGTAACAGAAGGAAATAACGACAAAACAGTCGCGTATTTATTCCAACATGAGCCTGAATTAATCGTGATTAAACATGGTGTGGAAGGGTCATATGCTTATACAAAAGAGGGCGAAACATTCCGTGGTAAAGCGTATAAATCAAATGTATTAAAAACATTTGGCGCAGGGGACTCTTATGCCGCAGCCTTTTTATATGCTTTAAGTAAGGGAAAAACAATTCAAGAAGCATTGCAATATGGTAGTGCCTCAGCAGCCATCGTGGTAAGTAAACATAGCTCATCTGAAGCCATGCCAACAGTGGAACAAATTGAAGCGTTAATGGAAGAACAATCAAACTAA
- the iolD gene encoding 3D-(3,5/4)-trihydroxycyclohexane-1,2-dione acylhydrolase (decyclizing), whose product MRETIRLTTAQALVKFLNQQYIYVDGVETPFVEGVFNIFGHGNVLGLGHALEENPGHLNVMQGKNEQGMAHAAIAYAKQMKRQKIYAVTASAGPGSANMITAAATAHANNIPVLFLPADTFATRQPDPVLQQLEHESSISLTTNDAFKAVSRYWDRVTRPEQLMSALIRAFEVMTNPATAGPATICLPQDTEGEAFDFDASFFKKRVHYLDRTSPVERALNDALDRIKESKRPVMIVGGGARYSGAGEIIQQIATQHNIPLVETHAGKSTIPNSFAYNLGGTGILGTSAANKAIESTDLVIGIGTRYTDFTTSSKTAFNYDKTRFININVSRVQAYKFDALQVVGDAKASLEWFSQHLDDYKASYGHELEEWQKEWQEERQRLHNIVFNRETFKAEIADHFSQEIMNDYADVLQTEFTQTNALITLNDTVADDSVVVASAGSLPGDVQRLWETDTVNTYHLEYGYSCMGYEVAGALGAKLANPNQEVYAVLGDGSFLMLHTELVTALQYKQKINICLFDNAGYGCINNLQMSNGGGSFNCELRDADNQIMAIDYAMVAKGYGAKVYRVNTREELVAALEDAKKQTVSTLIDIKVLPKTMTDGYGGWWNVGVSEVSDNPNVTQAWKQREQKLEKAWKY is encoded by the coding sequence ATGAGAGAAACAATTCGATTAACAACAGCACAAGCATTAGTTAAGTTTTTAAATCAACAATATATCTATGTTGATGGTGTAGAAACACCTTTTGTTGAAGGAGTATTTAATATTTTTGGACATGGTAATGTCTTAGGTTTAGGTCATGCTTTAGAGGAAAATCCAGGGCATTTAAACGTAATGCAAGGTAAAAATGAACAAGGGATGGCGCATGCTGCGATTGCTTATGCCAAACAAATGAAACGACAAAAAATTTATGCTGTAACAGCCTCAGCTGGGCCAGGATCAGCAAACATGATTACAGCAGCAGCGACAGCACATGCTAATAATATTCCTGTTTTATTTTTACCAGCAGATACCTTTGCAACACGTCAACCAGATCCAGTGTTGCAACAACTAGAGCATGAATCTAGTATTTCACTAACAACAAACGATGCATTTAAAGCGGTATCACGATATTGGGATCGTGTGACGCGTCCCGAACAGTTGATGTCAGCGTTAATTCGAGCGTTTGAAGTGATGACAAACCCTGCAACAGCAGGACCAGCAACGATTTGTTTACCGCAAGATACTGAAGGGGAAGCATTTGATTTTGATGCATCATTTTTTAAAAAACGTGTTCACTATTTAGATCGTACAAGTCCTGTTGAAAGAGCCTTGAATGATGCACTAGATAGAATAAAAGAAAGCAAACGTCCAGTGATGATTGTGGGTGGTGGTGCGAGATATTCTGGTGCTGGTGAGATAATCCAACAGATTGCAACGCAACATAATATCCCATTAGTTGAAACGCATGCAGGTAAGTCAACTATTCCAAATAGTTTTGCTTATAACTTAGGTGGTACAGGTATCTTAGGAACATCAGCTGCCAATAAAGCGATTGAGTCTACTGATTTAGTGATAGGAATTGGAACTCGTTATACCGATTTTACTACGTCATCAAAGACAGCATTTAATTATGATAAAACACGTTTTATTAATATCAATGTGAGTCGAGTACAAGCCTATAAATTTGATGCCTTACAAGTAGTGGGTGACGCGAAGGCTAGCTTAGAATGGTTTAGTCAACATTTGGATGACTATAAAGCCAGTTATGGTCATGAGTTAGAAGAATGGCAAAAAGAATGGCAAGAAGAACGCCAACGTTTACATAATATTGTCTTTAATAGAGAAACATTTAAAGCAGAAATTGCGGATCATTTTTCACAAGAAATCATGAATGATTATGCTGATGTGTTGCAAACAGAATTTACCCAAACCAATGCGTTAATCACACTAAATGATACAGTAGCAGATGACAGTGTTGTCGTTGCTTCAGCGGGTTCTTTACCAGGAGATGTGCAACGATTATGGGAAACAGATACAGTCAATACATATCATTTAGAGTATGGTTACTCATGTATGGGGTATGAAGTAGCAGGAGCGTTAGGAGCAAAATTGGCTAATCCAAATCAAGAAGTGTATGCCGTATTAGGCGATGGTAGTTTCTTGATGTTACATACAGAGTTAGTAACAGCCCTACAGTACAAACAAAAAATTAATATTTGTTTGTTTGATAACGCTGGATATGGCTGTATTAATAATTTACAAATGTCTAATGGTGGTGGAAGTTTTAATTGTGAATTACGTGATGCTGATAATCAAATTATGGCAATTGATTATGCAATGGTTGCAAAAGGATATGGAGCAAAAGTGTATCGTGTTAACACACGTGAGGAACTTGTTGCCGCATTAGAAGATGCAAAAAAACAAACAGTGTCAACATTGATTGACATTAAAGTATTGCCAAAAACCATGACTGATGGATATGGTGGTTGGTGGAATGTTGGAGTATCAGAAGTATCAGATAATCCTAATGTGACACAAGCATGGAAACAAAGAGAACAGAAGTTAGAAAAAGCGTGGAAGTATTAA
- the iolE gene encoding myo-inosose-2 dehydratase, translating to MTIIKLGIAPIAWTNDDMPELGKENTFEQCISEMALAGYTGTEIGNKYPKNPEELKSYLEPRGLSVASAWFSAFLTTKPFEETEEAFMLHRDFLHAMGAKVIVVSEQGHSVQGQMETPVFDKKPEFTEDEWEKLTSGLDKLGELANEKDMSIVYHHHMGTGVQTTDEINRLMAETDPKKVSLLYDTGHLVFSGEDPIEVYQTHKDRIKHIHFKDIRKEKMEEVKTNTFSFLKGVKEGVFTVPGDGMIDFTPIWEEIEKDGYEGWIVVEAEQDPAKANPFIYAKNAREYIKSVTKL from the coding sequence ATGACAATTATTAAGTTAGGGATTGCACCAATCGCTTGGACAAATGATGATATGCCGGAATTAGGTAAGGAAAATACGTTTGAACAATGTATCAGTGAAATGGCATTAGCAGGGTACACAGGAACAGAAATTGGAAACAAATATCCGAAAAATCCAGAAGAATTAAAAAGTTACTTAGAACCACGTGGGTTATCAGTAGCTAGTGCATGGTTTAGTGCTTTTTTAACAACCAAACCATTTGAAGAAACAGAAGAGGCTTTTATGTTACATCGTGACTTTTTACATGCGATGGGAGCAAAAGTCATCGTTGTGTCAGAACAAGGACATAGTGTACAAGGTCAAATGGAGACACCTGTTTTTGATAAAAAACCTGAATTTACAGAAGATGAATGGGAAAAATTAACAAGTGGGTTAGATAAATTAGGCGAGTTGGCAAATGAAAAAGACATGTCTATTGTTTACCACCACCATATGGGGACAGGTGTCCAAACAACTGATGAAATCAATCGTTTGATGGCTGAGACAGATCCTAAAAAAGTGTCACTATTATATGATACTGGTCACTTAGTTTTCTCTGGTGAAGATCCGATTGAAGTGTATCAAACACACAAAGACCGTATTAAACATATTCACTTTAAAGATATCCGTAAAGAAAAAATGGAAGAAGTCAAAACAAACACATTTAGTTTCTTAAAAGGCGTTAAAGAAGGCGTGTTCACTGTTCCAGGAGATGGCATGATTGATTTTACACCAATTTGGGAAGAGATTGAAAAAGATGGTTATGAAGGATGGATTGTCGTAGAAGCAGAACAAGATCCAGCAAAAGCTAATCCATTTATTTATGCAAAAAATGCTCGTGAATACATCAAATCAGTTACGAAACTGTAA
- a CDS encoding solute:sodium symporter family transporter has protein sequence MNLFSILSFVVIISCVWLFAYKRSRGVNVDGAEGFFMGGRSLTALPIAGSIIMTNLSTEQIVGQNGQSYVAGMEVMAWEVTSAIAIVMLASVFLPKYLKYGINTVSDFIEIRYDTQIKRIISALFIITYITSFLPVVLYSGSLVFNKIFRIDELLGIRPITSIIVVSLAIGVIGILYLLIGGLRLSAYSDTVYGFGLLACGLLIPTIGVTMLGDGSFIAGIDHIVDNTPWLLNSVGSIDSAIVPWPTLLTGMMFNNLYFWCTNQMIVQKALAGKNLAEAQKGVFIVGFFKVFGALFLVFPGIVARNIFGDALMGMPDEAYPTLVTHVLPEMIYGVFAAVIFGAILSSFSGALNATSTLLSLDFYKPVFNKQATDHDITRFGKRITVAIGLLSIFISPLISFAPAGLYQFVQEFNGLYNMPLLVIILLAFYSKKATAFAAKVTIYLHIILYALSKVVLKDVHFLYVLSVLFFLDMLVMFVVSKLKPDGDFELKVFNTKVDITPWKHTKLVSVITVLVVILTYLMFSPVGIAR, from the coding sequence ATGAATCTATTTTCTATTTTAAGTTTTGTTGTCATTATTAGTTGTGTGTGGTTATTTGCTTATAAACGCTCACGTGGCGTCAATGTTGATGGGGCAGAAGGATTCTTTATGGGTGGTCGAAGTTTGACTGCCCTACCGATTGCTGGTTCGATTATTATGACGAATTTATCAACAGAGCAAATTGTGGGCCAAAATGGACAAAGTTATGTCGCAGGAATGGAAGTTATGGCATGGGAAGTCACATCAGCCATCGCAATCGTTATGTTAGCGTCCGTTTTCTTACCAAAGTATTTAAAATATGGGATTAATACCGTATCTGATTTTATTGAAATACGTTATGATACACAAATTAAGAGAATTATTTCAGCATTATTTATTATTACTTACATCACATCTTTTTTACCCGTGGTATTATATTCAGGATCATTAGTATTTAATAAGATTTTTCGGATTGATGAACTGTTGGGTATTCGTCCTATTACGTCAATCATTGTCGTTTCACTAGCTATTGGTGTCATTGGAATTTTGTACCTACTTATTGGGGGATTACGTCTAAGTGCTTACAGCGATACAGTGTATGGCTTTGGTTTATTAGCTTGTGGTCTACTGATTCCGACAATTGGCGTTACAATGCTTGGTGATGGTAGTTTCATTGCAGGAATTGATCACATTGTGGATAACACACCTTGGTTACTAAATTCTGTTGGTTCAATTGATTCAGCGATTGTTCCTTGGCCAACACTATTAACAGGTATGATGTTTAATAATTTATATTTCTGGTGTACCAATCAGATGATTGTCCAAAAAGCGTTAGCTGGAAAAAACTTAGCTGAAGCGCAAAAAGGCGTATTTATTGTTGGGTTCTTTAAAGTATTTGGTGCATTATTTTTAGTATTTCCAGGAATTGTAGCGAGAAATATTTTTGGTGATGCATTAATGGGGATGCCTGATGAGGCGTACCCAACACTTGTGACACATGTTTTACCAGAGATGATTTATGGCGTGTTTGCAGCAGTTATTTTTGGGGCGATTTTATCGTCATTCTCAGGAGCGTTAAACGCGACCTCAACATTATTATCGCTTGATTTTTATAAGCCTGTTTTCAATAAACAAGCAACCGATCATGATATCACGCGTTTTGGTAAACGGATTACCGTTGCGATCGGGTTGTTATCTATCTTTATCTCACCATTGATTTCATTTGCACCAGCAGGGTTGTATCAATTCGTGCAAGAATTCAATGGATTGTATAATATGCCATTATTGGTAATTATTCTATTAGCATTTTACTCTAAAAAAGCAACAGCCTTTGCAGCAAAAGTAACGATTTACTTACATATTATCTTGTATGCGTTATCAAAAGTTGTGTTAAAAGATGTGCATTTTCTATATGTGTTAAGTGTGCTATTTTTCTTAGATATGCTTGTTATGTTTGTGGTTTCAAAACTGAAACCAGATGGTGATTTTGAATTGAAAGTCTTTAATACAAAAGTAGATATCACACCTTGGAAACATACAAAATTAGTGAGTGTGATTACCGTTTTAGTAGTTATTTTAACATATTTAATGTTTTCTCCAGTGGGGATTGCTAGATAA